One part of the Amaranthus tricolor cultivar Red isolate AtriRed21 chromosome 16, ASM2621246v1, whole genome shotgun sequence genome encodes these proteins:
- the LOC130802038 gene encoding uncharacterized protein At4g19900-like isoform X1, whose product MLNVVSPRQRNIYRTPCCALMIMLLFLLSMSLLHNRLSTYRSSLSQQDNGGSHDPLTINTLQHQEFEIGRRFPTLYEDKFNASCNLVDKGVCNKTLEINSGDNDLSLSKKHKDMQIFANSIVHIKSNSPKFMHADGRRWGYFPGLHPYLSFSNFMESFFKKSKCSMRVFMVWNSPPWMYTVRHQRSLESVLFHHPHACVVVFSETVELDFFKEFVKDGFKIAVAMPNLEELLKDTPTSIFASIWHEWRTTKFYSIHYSELVRLAALYKYGGVYLDCDIVVLKPISTFRNSVGSEKVALGSTLNGAVMVFSKHSFFIMQCMLEFVSSYDDTLLRWNGADLLTRVAGNLSSKANDMNKEKTLKVQPTLFFFPISSNDIQRHFVLPETDDEKSHQHALLRKILNESYTFHFWNGATSALVPEPSSMAARLLNKFCIRCSNLL is encoded by the exons ATGTTGAACGTAGTATCCCCACGACAACGCAACATCTATCGCACACCATGTTGTGCCTTGATGATTATGCTCTTGTTTCTCTTATCAATGTCGCTTCTACACAATCGTCTGTCAACGTACCGTTCAAGCTTATCCCAACAAGATAATGGTGGCTCTCATGATCCTTTAACCATCAATACCCTTCAACATCAAGAATTTGAGATCGGTCGTAGATTTCCAACTCTATATGAGGATAAATTTAATGCATCATGTAATCTTGTTGATAAAGGAGTATGTAACAAAACTTTGGAGATCAACTCAGGAGATAACGATCTTTCTCTCAGTAAAAAGCACAAAGATATGCAAATATTTGCAAATTCAATAGTGCATATCAAGTCCAATTCTCCAAAATTTATGCATGCTGATGGTAGAAGATGGGGATATTTTCCTGGACTGCATccttatttatcattttcaaattttatggaaTCTTTTTTCAAGAAATCCAAGTGTTCAATGAGGGTATTTATGGTTTGGAACTCACCCCCTTGGATGTATACAGTCAGACACCAAAGAAGCCTTGAAAGCGTGCTATTTCACCACCCACATGCTTGTGTTGTTGTATTTTCAGAGACAGTTGAACTTGATTTCTTCAAAGAGTTTGTGAAGGATGG TTTCAAAATTGCGGTTGCAATGCCAAACTTAGAAGAACTGCTGAAAGATACACCTACGAGTATTTTTGCTTCTATTTGGCATGAATGGAGGACAACAAAATTTTATTCTATTCACTATAGTGAACTTGTCCGGCTTGCAGCACTCTACAA GTATGGGGGTGTATATCTAGATTGCGACATTGTAGTTCTCAAGCCAATATCTACATTTAGAAATTCAGTTGGATCGGAGAAGGTGGCTCTTGGGAGTACTTTGAATGGTGCCGTTATGGTTTTCAGTAAGCACAG TTTCTTTATTATGCAATGCATGTTAGAGTTTGTTTCATCTTATGATGACACCTTGCTGAGATGGAATGGTGCTGATCTTCTAACAAGAGTGGCTGGAAATCTCTCTAGCAAAGCAAATGATATGAATAAAGAGAAGACTCTGAAAGTGCAACCCACATTGTTTTTCTTTCCTATAAGTTCAAATGATATCCAGAG ACATTTCGTCTTGCCAGAGACGGATGATGAAAAATCTCATCAGCATGCTCTTCTTCGAAAGATCCTGAACGAGTCTTACACCTTCCATTTCTGGAACGGCGCAACTTCTGCTCTAGTTCCAGAACCCAGTAGCATGGCAGCAAGACTTTTGAACAAATTTTGTATTCGCTGCTCCAATCTTCTGTGA
- the LOC130802038 gene encoding uncharacterized protein At4g19900-like isoform X2: MAKMLNVVSPRQRNIYRTPCCALMIMLLFLLSMSLLHNRLSTYRSSLSQQDNGGSHDPLTINTLQHQEFEIGRRFPTLYEDKFNASCNLVDKGVCNKTLEINSGDNDLSLSKKHKDMQIFANSIVHIKSNSPKFMHADGRRWGYFPGLHPYLSFSNFMESFFKKSKCSMRVFMVWNSPPWMYTVRHQRSLESVLFHHPHACVVVFSETVELDFFKEFVKDGFKIAVAMPNLEELLKDTPTSIFASIWHEWRTTKFYSIHYSELVRLAALYKYGGVYLDCDIVVLKPISTFRNSVGSEKVALGSTLNGAVMVFSKHSFFIMQCMLEFVSSYDDTLLRWNGADLLTRVAGNLSSKANDMNKEKTLKVQPTLFFFPISSNDIQRHFVLPETDDEKSHQHALLRKILNESYTFHFWNGATSALVPEPSSMAARLLNKFCIRCSNLL; encoded by the exons ATG GCAAAAATGTTGAACGTAGTATCCCCACGACAACGCAACATCTATCGCACACCATGTTGTGCCTTGATGATTATGCTCTTGTTTCTCTTATCAATGTCGCTTCTACACAATCGTCTGTCAACGTACCGTTCAAGCTTATCCCAACAAGATAATGGTGGCTCTCATGATCCTTTAACCATCAATACCCTTCAACATCAAGAATTTGAGATCGGTCGTAGATTTCCAACTCTATATGAGGATAAATTTAATGCATCATGTAATCTTGTTGATAAAGGAGTATGTAACAAAACTTTGGAGATCAACTCAGGAGATAACGATCTTTCTCTCAGTAAAAAGCACAAAGATATGCAAATATTTGCAAATTCAATAGTGCATATCAAGTCCAATTCTCCAAAATTTATGCATGCTGATGGTAGAAGATGGGGATATTTTCCTGGACTGCATccttatttatcattttcaaattttatggaaTCTTTTTTCAAGAAATCCAAGTGTTCAATGAGGGTATTTATGGTTTGGAACTCACCCCCTTGGATGTATACAGTCAGACACCAAAGAAGCCTTGAAAGCGTGCTATTTCACCACCCACATGCTTGTGTTGTTGTATTTTCAGAGACAGTTGAACTTGATTTCTTCAAAGAGTTTGTGAAGGATGG TTTCAAAATTGCGGTTGCAATGCCAAACTTAGAAGAACTGCTGAAAGATACACCTACGAGTATTTTTGCTTCTATTTGGCATGAATGGAGGACAACAAAATTTTATTCTATTCACTATAGTGAACTTGTCCGGCTTGCAGCACTCTACAA GTATGGGGGTGTATATCTAGATTGCGACATTGTAGTTCTCAAGCCAATATCTACATTTAGAAATTCAGTTGGATCGGAGAAGGTGGCTCTTGGGAGTACTTTGAATGGTGCCGTTATGGTTTTCAGTAAGCACAG TTTCTTTATTATGCAATGCATGTTAGAGTTTGTTTCATCTTATGATGACACCTTGCTGAGATGGAATGGTGCTGATCTTCTAACAAGAGTGGCTGGAAATCTCTCTAGCAAAGCAAATGATATGAATAAAGAGAAGACTCTGAAAGTGCAACCCACATTGTTTTTCTTTCCTATAAGTTCAAATGATATCCAGAG ACATTTCGTCTTGCCAGAGACGGATGATGAAAAATCTCATCAGCATGCTCTTCTTCGAAAGATCCTGAACGAGTCTTACACCTTCCATTTCTGGAACGGCGCAACTTCTGCTCTAGTTCCAGAACCCAGTAGCATGGCAGCAAGACTTTTGAACAAATTTTGTATTCGCTGCTCCAATCTTCTGTGA